Part of the Halalkalibacter krulwichiae genome is shown below.
TTTGATATACAAGACCTATTTCATCTCTCACTTTATCCAACACTTGTATCGTGGTGTATGAATTTTTATATGAGTTAGTATCAGACTCTGTTTTTCCTCGGTTGATTAATTCAATAAATTCTTTCACTTCGTAATACATAGCTGGATGAGATTGGTCGACTGTTAATTGTTCAACCGTGCCGTCAGTGTAGTGAATTTCTACTTTTTCAGCCGTATGAATCTTATCAATCATGATACTTCCTTTTTCGCCTTGAATTTCGCTTGGTAAATAAGAGTTCGTTATTTTGGAATACATCACAATCGCATCTTTATCATCATATTTTAAGATGACGCTACCTTCACCATCCACACCCGAATCAAGCATAATGCCAGTTGCCTTCACTTCTTTTGGTTCACCAAATAATGTAATAAGTGGATACAAACAATAGACACCAAGGTCCATTAATGAACCGTTCGCAAACTCTGGATTGAAGGCATTAAGGACAATTCCTTCTTTGTATTTATCATAACGAGATGAATACTGACAATAGCTTGCAAAGTATCTACGGATAGGACCAATTTTATGTAAATTATCTTGAATGACCTTGAAGTTTGGAAGTAAGGTTGATTTCATTGCTTCCATTAATAGGGCGTTATGATCTTTTGCGGCTTGAATCATCCTCGCTACTTCGGTTGCATTAACAGCCAGTGGCTTTTCACATAACACATGTTTGCCATTTTGCAAAAATAAAATAGCTTGTTCTGCGTGATATGAATTGGGAGTAGCCAATGTACACCGCGTCAATTTCTTGACTAACTGCCATTTCTTTTAGGTTTGTAAATATTTTTGTTACTCCATATTTACTTGCAAATTCTTCTGCTCTACTAATCGTGCGAGAATAAACAGCAGTTAGTTTAAAATCTTCTACATCATTTGCTGCTTCAAGTAATCTTTCTGTAATCCAATTAGTACCGATTACGCCGAATTGAACCATTTATTCAACCTCATTCCTTTGTTTTATAAAACGAAGAGTTTTGTTTACTACACTTATGAAGCGTTTTTCATCGCCAATAGGATTTTATTTTCCCATAAAAAAACTTATATAGACATGGGGCCTACCAGTGAAATATTGGTGATAACCCAAATAGGGCTCATACTGTGAGTGATGGCTAAATTCTTGGCTGTGCCCCACCCAATAATGATCTCTGATCCGGCCATAGAAGGGACTGAATCAGAGGCTATTTTTTCTTTCCTGTATGGACTGTGTTATTTGTAATATGCAGTAAAGACCGCAATTCATAAAAGAAATAAATGCGGTCTTTACGATGTTTCCATATTTTTTAAAGTGTACTCTATTCGAGATTGGCATGTTTGCCGTACATTTTAGTAGAGTCTAAGCCTTTTTTTTCCATAAAACGCAAGATCAATGCATCATAAAATAATAACATCGTTTGCTCAAAAAGTGACCCCATTGGTTGTATGGTCTTATATTCACTTTCAGATTGATCTTTCGGTGATCCAGGCAATTTAATGATAATATCAGCTAATTTTCCAATCGTGGAGTCAGGGGAAATCGTTACAGCTGCGACCGTCCCACCTAAACTTTTTGCTTTTTCAGCGATTGAAACCAAGGTTTTCGTTTCACCTGAACCTGAACCGATGATCAACAAATCATCTTTTTCTAAATTTGCTGTTACAGTTTCACCGATTACATAAGCATCGATCCCCATGTGCATCATTCTCATCACGAAAGATTTGCCCATAAATCCAGATCTGCCCGCACCTGCAACAAAGATTTTTTTGGATTCCAGAATCTTATTAACCAACTTCTCTGCTTCTTCGTCAGAGATTAAGTCGACTGTCCGACTTAATTCTTGAACGACTTCAGCTAAATATTGAGTAGTTTTCATAGTTATAATGAACCTTGTTTAATCAATTCTTGCATTTTAGCTGCAACTGCTTTTTTATCGTCTTTGCTTGTGATACCGCCACCTACGATGACAAGATCTGGTTGTACTTTAATCACATCTGGAAGTGTTTCTAATTTGATTCCGCCTGCAATAGCAGTTTTCGCATTTTTTACAACGCTCTTAATGGTTGCAAGGTCTTCGAAAGAATTTTTTCCTACAGCTTGAAGGTCATAACCTGTGTGAACGCAGATATAATCTACTCCTAGTTCATCCAGTTCTTTCGCACGACCTTCAATGTCTTTAACTGCGATCATATCAGCAAGGATTTGTTTACCTTGTTTTTTTGCTTCTTCTACAGCACCTTTAATGGACTCGTCTTCAGCTGTACCAAGAATGGTGATGATGTCAGCGCCTGCTGCAGATGCTTGGCTAACTTCATATCCAGCTGCATCCATGATTTTAAGGTCAGCTAATACAGTTAAGTTAGGGAAGGCAGCTTTCACTTCCTTTACTGCTTTAAGGCCTTCATTAATCACAACCGGCGTGCCGATTTCTACAACATCTATATGATTTTCTACTTCTTTCACCAATTCAATGGCTCCTGGAATATCTACAAGATCTAATGCTAATTGTAATTTCATTTATTACTCGCTCCTTATATAATAGTATAATTGTGCCGTATAGCTTTCTTTTGCACAGTGTTATTGTATCCAATTGATAGCTATTTACTAACGGTATGATACTCAGTATACTGGGTATGTTACTAAATTAAAAGTATGCACTTTTTTATCATATAGTAACAAAAAGTATACTATGGGACATAATAAGGGTTGGAGGTGAAATGAATGCCGAATCTTGGGGAAAAAGTGTTTAATTGTGAAAAAGAATTGACTCTTTCGATTATTGGTGGAAAATGGAAAATGTTGGTATTGTGGCATCTAGGAAAAGAAGGAACCAAACGTTTTGGTGAACTAAAGGCCCTCATGCCGGGTATCACTCAAAGAATGCTTGTTAATCAATTGCGCGAACTTGAAGACCATTTGATTGTTCATCGTGAAGTCTATCCTGTCGTTCCACCAAAAGTTGAATACTCACTCACTGAGTATGGAAGAAGTCTGATGCCTATTCTGGATGCTATGTATGACTGGGGTAAAGATTATATTGAAAATGTATTGGAAAAAGAAACAGAAAACAAATCGTCTATTCAGTAGAAAAAAGAGTTTCTCCTAGAGGTTCGAAAAAGTGTAAAAAAGTTCATATACTAACAAACCACGGTTAGCTATCTTAATAAAGATGCTGTCCGTGTTTTTTTATATCTCTACGTATTTAAAAGGTGGGGTACAGTCAGGAAAATGCGGATTTACAACGCTAAGCCCATTTCCCCGACTATTCCCCAGTTTTAACAACGTTAAGAAAGTTTCAAGGGTCTTAAAGAATCTAACGAGACCATTTTCTCCGAATTAAAATGGTATTCTCCAAGTAAATTAATATGTTCCCAACCTAGAGGTGACATATGGTGCAATAATTCTTCATTAAAACTACCTGACCGTTTTTGATATTCAACTGCCTTTGTTAGATGTAAAGTATTCCAGATACTGATGGCATTAATGATTATATTTAAGGCACTGGCCCTTTGCAATTGATGCTGTATGGTTCGTTCCCTAAGCTCACCTTGTTTTCCAAAGAAAATAGCCCTTGCCAATCCATTCATGGCTTCTCCTTTATTCAATCCTCGTTGTATTTTTCTTCTTAATGATTCATCCGATATATAATTCAAAATAAAGATCGTTTTTTCTATTCGGCCCATCTCACGTAAGGCGGTAGCTAAGCTGTTTTGTCTTGAATAGGAACCTAGTTTCCCCATAATAAGGGATGCTGAAACTGTTCCTTCCCTTATAGAATGAGCTAATCGCAAAACATCTTCATAATTTTCTTTAATGACCTTTGTATTTATTTGTCCACGTAAAATGGCTTCTAATTTTGGATATTCGCTTGCTTTATCTATTGTAAATAATTTTGAATCTGATAAATCTCTTATTCTTGGAGCAAATTTAAATCCTAATAAATGAGTCAATCCGAAAATTTGGTCTGTGTAACCGGCTGTATCTGTATAATGCTCTTCTATGTTTAAATCCGTCTCATGGTGCAACAAACCATCCAAAACATGAATCGCATCCCTTGAATTAGTATGAATGATCTTTGTGTAGTAAGAAGAAAATTGATCACTAGTGAAACGGTAGATGGTGGCTCCTTTCCCCGTTCCATAATGTGGATTTGCATCTGCATGTAGTGATGAAACTCCTAGCTGCATTCTCATACCATCTGACGAGGATGTTGTGCCGTCTCCCCAATAAGAAGACAATTGTAGCTTGTGATGAAAATTTACTAATACAGCTTGGGCTTTATTCATTGCGTCTTCATACATGCGCCATTGAGACACATTGGCTAGTTGCTTATATGTAAGCCCGGGTGTTGCTTGAGCCATTTTGCTCAAGCCAATATTCATTCCCATTCCTAAAAGAGCAGCCATAATAATGATTGTTTCTTCTTTATCTGGTTTTCGTTTGTTAGAAGCATGTGTAAATTGCTCATGAAATCCTGTTATATGGGCAACATCCATAAGTAAATCGGTTAATTTTATTCTTGGTAGCATCTGATACAGGCTTGCACTAAATTTCTTTGCTTCTTCTGGAACATCTTTTTCTAATCGTGAAATCGACAGCTTTCCTTTTTCAAGAGAAACTCCATCTAACTTGTTGGAATTACCAGCTAACCAATGTAACCTCCCATTAAGGCTGCTAGTTCTCTCTGTAATATAATCCTTGAATGATAAACTAACCGATAATCTTGTATTCTCCTTCGTTTGATTCCATGTATCTTCGGAAAACAAATATTCCTCAAAATCTCTATATTGTCTACTGCCCACAATAGAAACATCACCAGCCCGAATATGCTCCCGAAGTTCTGTTAAAACAGCCATTTCATAGTAATGCCGATTGATTGTTGTACCATCATCCTCGTATAAATGCTTTTTCCACCGTTTTGAAATAAAATCCAAAGGTGAGTTATCAGGTACTTTTCGCTTCCCAGATTCGTTCATTCCTCGTATAATCTCTACAGCTTGTAAAAGTGGCTCATTCGCCTTTGTGGAATGAAATTCCAATACCCTTAATAGGGTTGGCGTATATTTTCTAAGAGAATAAAATCGTTTTTGCAGTAAGTCTAAATAGTCATAGTCGGCAGGACGTGCAAGCTCTTGAGCTTCTTCCACTGAAGAAACAAAAGAATTCCATTCAATAACCGATTCTAAAACCTCAAAAACGTCTAGTTTTTCCCGTTTTGCTTTGATTAAAGCTTGTCCGATGTTCGTATAGTGTATAACCTTCTCATTCAGCTTTTTCCCGTTTTGTTTCTGAATTTCTTCTTGAGCCTTACGGCCTTTTGATAACAGACTGAGTATTTGTCTGTCATGAATTTCAAAGGCTTTATCCGTTAAATCCTGAGTAAGGTGTAATAAATAGACGGTTAAAATCGAGTATCGTTTATTTTCTTGAAAGTCACGGAACGCATAAGGCTCATATCTTGAACCTAAGCGGGATAGCTGTAACAAGCGATTGCGATGCAAATGATTAATTTGTACCGTTTCTAATTCCATACCTCGTATGTATTCGAGTCGTTCTATTACTTTTAGAAATGTTTCGGATGAAGGATGACCCGGTGGTTCCTTTAACCAACCCAATATCGTTTTATTGGAATCGGATGAATGTTGCGAAGTAATGATTTCTTCAAGCTTTTCTTTTTGCTCACTTGTTAGAGATTGACTAACTGTATTAAACAGCTTCTTTTCAGCCATTTCTCTCGCCTCCCACACTATTCTTTCAAGTGTAGTGATAGCAGGCAGTATGATTTTGTTTTTTCTTAGAAAATCTATGCATTCATGCAGTAGATGAATGGCATCACCATTTTCCAAAGCTAATTGATGAAGGTGCTTAAATGTCATTCGATATTCACTCAAGGTAAAAGTTACAAAGTCGTATTCACTTCGAATTTCTTTCAAATGATCCCAAAGTGTATTTTCCCTTTGAGGATAATAGCTAAGCGAGGATGGACTAGCACTGATTTGTTTCGATATATATTGTATAACCGAATCTGGGATGCTTTTAATATGAGTGTATGGCCAACCGGGATACCGAAGAATAGCTAATTGAACGGAAAACCCTAAACGGTTTTCTTCCCTCCTTCTCTTATTAATGATTTCTAAATCACGTTTGGAAAAGGTGAAGTAGGTCCCCAATATCCATTCATCTTCAGGAATTTGCATAAAAGCCTGTCTCTGTTCCGGTGTAAGCAATTCTCTACCTCTAGCAATTTTCATTCAGTATCAGCCCATTTCTGTATTTTTCAATTTATTAGCTCAATTATATATCAATAGAGTGTACTCTATTGATACAAGTAGACTGATAAAATCATAGTTAAGAGTGTCTCATAAGACTTGTCTCAAAAACGAGGTGAAATTTTGCAGAAAATCGGTTATGTACGCGTCAGTTCGACTAGCCAAAATCCTTCAAGACAATTTCGGCAATTGAACGAAATTGGAATGGATATTATTTATGAAGAAAAAACTTCAGGAGCCACAAAAGATCGTGAACAACTTCAAAAAATGTTAGAGGATTTACAGGAAGGTGACATTATTTATGTTACAGATTTAACTCGGATCACTCGAAGTACGCAAGATTTATTTGAATTGATTGATTTAATACGAAATAAAAAGGCAAGCTTAAAATCACTTAAGGATACATGGCTAGATTTATCAGAAGATAATCCATATAGCCAATTCTTAATTACGGTAATGGCTGGCGTTAACCAATTAGAGCGAGACTTTATTCGTATGCGTCAGCGTGAAGGAATTGAGCTCGCAAAGAAAGAAGGGAAGTTTAAAGGACGGTTAAAGAAATATCATAAAAATCACGCAGGAATGAATTATGCAGTAAAGCTATATAAAGAAGGAAATATGACTGTAAATCAAATTTGTGAAATTACAAATGTATCTAGAGCTTCTTTATATAGAAAGCTATCGGAAGGAAAAAATAAGCATTCATTACTTATATTAAAAATTTCCGGGGATTGTGAAACAACGTACCTAACCAAGCAGGCTATTTCTATAAGGAAGTATCAATATTTGTTTATCTAACTAGGCACGATCATCAAAGGGTTCCGAGTACATTTTAACGGAGATATACGCTAAACTCAGATTTAAAGCAAGGCTGTATTTTCCGAGAACACTTTATAAAAAACAACCTTAGTCAATCACAAACGAAGGTTGTTTTTATAAAGTCATGGTCTAATTAAAACAATTGCTGTCCCAAGAGCATACTTGAGACTGAAAAGGCACCAGCAGGTGGTAAAACATTAGTATATATGGGAGGTCCCAAACGGGGTGTAAAGGTTGTAGCAATCCAATTTCCATATTCACCAGCCAGCAAAGAGGGAGGTTTCATTATAAACCGTCCACTTAAAACGAAATGCCGAATGCTTATAGCGGTCTCATCAAATATTGTCAAGTTGCCAAAAAAGGAGGCATATGGTGAATCGAAACTTATTTGTTTAGCGCTTTCGTCCCAATACCCATTAATCGGAATAGGTATACCACGAAAATTAACTGTACCTACTACTTTGTTGTCTACAATGGAATCAATGGTAAGTATACCTCTAATAATGGATCTCCCCGCAATAGAAGCATCAATCCCCCATACGGATGGAAAGGGGATACTAACTTTGGCTGTCTTTGGAATTTTCAAAATTAACCTCTCCTTGATTATTTTATGTATGGATTGAGTTGTATTTAATCATAATCCTGTAGTAATGATACAGTATATGCACAGAGAATCACTTAGGTGTTTTGTTAAGAAAGAAGCATCAATAATCAATCAGCCTACTGTCTAGATGAACAAGAGTTTGCCTGACCCACGAAAAATATGGAACATTAATTCCTGCTGCTCATACATATGGTCTCGCATTTGGAAAATTTCTTAGATTTAAAATAAATCATCTGATTCAATGAAATGTAATGCCTATCATCACCTATTTTTATATGTACCTCAGACGAATTCCTATACCTCCGTTACTCTTCGATCATATTGTATTTGTACGAGGTGGTGTAAAATGTTTAAATTATATTTAGATCCTGGTCACGGGGGAGTGGACCCAGGAGCTATTGGCAATGGGATGCAGGAAAAAGAAATTACCTTAAATATTTCCCATAGCATCCGAAATCTCTTGGAAAACCATTATGAAGGCCTGCAAATTAAAATGAGTAGAACAGCAGATATTACGCGCAGCTTGAAAGAACGTACAGATGATGCGAATGCTTGGGGTGCAGATTATTTTCTATCCATCCACGTTAATGCATTTAACGGTTCAGCTCATGGGTATGAAGATTATATTCATAACAGTTTGTCTGATTCATCGAGAACAGCGTTAATTCGGGACATTATGCATGAAGAAATTGTCAAAGTAAATAACTTGCATAACCGTGGTAAAAAAAAGGCCGATTTCCATGTACTGCGAGAAACCAGAATGCCCGCTTTATTAACGGAGAACGGATTTATTGATCATGCAAGCGATGCCCAAAAATTAAGAGACCCGAATTGGCGGCAAGCGGTTGCCCAAGGGCATGTTAATGGGTTAGCACGCGCGTTTAATTTGAAGAGAAAATCGACTAATCTGAAAAGCAATATGGCTATTAAACGTGTAATTGTTGACGGTGTGCAAGTAGGTGCTTACGCAGAAGAAGAAAATGTGTTGAGAACTGTAAAACGCAACCTGAGAACAGCACAAAGGATTATTATTGAAAATGTGTAGTTTCGTTGGGAAAACGGTTGCTTGACTGCGAGCACGTTAAAGTTTTATCAAAATGGATAACTAGGCTGGATGAACAAAATATACGCTAAGCCTTTGATGTGACGGGCTTAGCATTTTTTTCTTGCTCTAAGTTAGTCCGGCCGATATAAGCCAGGACTAGCTTAATATCAGATGAATAGAACGAAGTTGTTGAGGGAATTATAGCTCATGATGTTTCTATTTCCAATTGTTGGATTTGAGGTGAGTTTTTGCCTAAGATTACTCCTATTCAGTCATACATGATTATTATGCTTTCGGTTGGATTAATGAACCACGTGATTATTATCCCTTTACTACTCGAAGCATCAAAGCGAGATGCCTGGCTCGTAGTGCTTCTTGTTTTTGTCGCTTCACCTGTTTGGATTGGTGCTTGAACTACATCATTCAAAACACGAACAATCAACACATGAAAAAGTGGCTAGATCAGCACTTTGGAAAGTTTTTATCTGCAATCTTAGTAATTATTTATAGTTTGTTATTATGGCTCATGGGCTTTATTTCCTTAAAAGATACTCTAACATGGACAATCGCATCTTACTTGCCGCAAACACCGATACTAGTTCTTGCGGGAACCACACTTGTTGCATGCTTCTTTGCTGCTTTTCAAGGACTCCGTACAATTGCAATTGTGAGCGGAATATTGTTGCCATTTGTTGTTATTCTAGGTCATCTTGTGGCGATTGCCAATTTTCAGTTTAAAGATTATACCCTGCTTTTTCCTTTGTTAGAAAACGGGACAACTCCATTATGGAAAGGTGTTCCTTACGTTGCCGGGGGATTGCTGGAGTTGTCTTTCTTGATGTTGCTGATTCAGCACAAATTAACAAAAAAAACAGGATTTAAAAGCTTGATGTTGATGTGCTTCATCCTTACAGGACTTACGTTAGGACCATTAATGGGATCGATTGCTATATTTGGCCCTGATGAAGCGGCTAACCAAAGATACCCCGCTTACGCTCAATGGAGAATCGTGAGACTGGGAGAAGATGTGAAGCATGTCGATTTTTTTTCGATTTATCAGTGGCTATCCGGTACATTTATTCGTGTGTCCCTTTCTATCTATCTCTTGGGAGAATTGTGGAATTTACAAAAACGCAGATGGTTACCCGTGTTATTTGGCGCATTGGCCATGCTTGTTGCCATTTTGCTGCCGATGAGCGACATGGCTTTTCTAGACTCGTTAGGAAGATTTTATTTTCCTTCATTTTGTATCTTTACAGCAGGGACCTTGATCCTGTATATCGGTCGAATAATCATCTCAAGAATTAGCCAAAAGGAGTGACTAGCTAGGATGAATAAACTATTCCGACGAATGATAAGATTATTTGGAAATCAGGGGGCAGAAAGCAAGAGGCCAACGCCTAATACAGAGGCAACCGTCTTGCAACCACTTAATGAACAATCACTCATCCAACACTTTAAAATGTGTCAAGATGTTAAGCACCATGTTTACAAATTAAACCCTAATGATGAACAATCGAGAATCCTGTTGCTTTATTATGAGGGTTTAAGTGACAACCAAACGTTCATTCATGAAACTGCGCTTCCTCATTTGACCCGATTTTATGAAAACAATGGTTTTCATCATCAGGAGGAAATAGCCGATTCGAGTCAATTACAATTAGAACTCAAGTGCTGGAATTGATCAACCGTTATCGTGAAATAAGATACTTGGCCTGGCTGTTTAGTATAAGAGAGCCTCTTGAAGAAATCTTGCTGGCAACTCCATTTTTTAGATTATCGCCAAAGGCATCCATTCTTCACAATCCCGAGCAAAGTTTCAGACAGTTCTCTATCCTTGCTCCGGTCCGCCTGCAACAATTTGTACTGGACTCAAACGAAAAGGCTAGAACCAGTTATATACCGGAATTATCGCTTCGCAAAGGTCAATGGCAGGAAAGTAATAAACCAAAAGAGCTGCTTAGATATTCAGGCGTACAAGTATATGATCTAAACAATTATTATGGACGAATGGATCTTAAGGATTTGTCGGGAATGCCCTGGCTAAGTACTCACACGATCCGAGTACTCTTGATTTGTTTACCGAAGAGAAGCTTGCGGCTGTTCTTGTCGCAGAAAAACCCAAATATGAAGTGACTCCTATTGTGAAATTGAACAAGGCGTATTTCGATATTTCAGTAAAAGTGAAGGCGGGGATCAATGAATTGCATACGGACCTTACCGAAAAGGAACTCACACAAATGGCTCAGGAAAAAATAGAGGAGCAAATCCGCAAAACGTATCAAACTGCTTTTAAAGAGGGTATAGATATTTACAATTTGGGCGAATCTTTGTATCGCAAACATCCACATCAATGGAAGAGCATTGCCACAGGAAAACAGCAACTCGTTTTAAACCAAGATTCCCTGCGCCATGTAAAGGTTGAGGTGAATATTGTTTACCCTGGAAGATATAAATTACATGAACATGGTGAATCCACCTCGTGATTCTGGCAAGTGAAATTATTAACTCACCTTGCTTCTTCTGCTTAGCGTTGGGGAAGCAAGGTTTTTGTTTCCCAAAAAATAGTTTAACGTTGTAAATCCGCATTTTCCTGACGGAACCCCTTAGAGAAATATGTATGGTTCTTTAGTGCGTACTTAAAGACCATGAGCTATTAAATTAAGATCTTACTTAAAAAGGAACAGAGTAAATATAATCTGTTCTTTTTTAGTGTGTTAAGCAAAAAAACAAGAACCTTCCTCGTAATAAATCGAACAAATTTATAGAAACCTTACCTTCTTATTCACTGTCGACTCTTCCGTTTTATTCATAAAAGTGAGATTGTTATGTTTAATTCTACTGCAATGATTATCGGTAAATTTGGATGATCAGGATTTATGTTTAAATCTTTAGGTGTTAAAGCACGTATATAATTTTAGGGATTACACATAGTTGACCATTTAGTTCTAAGATAGCATATTCTATACCTTTAATATCTGGATAACCCAAAGAACAAATGCTCGATAATAATTCCGTTATAGAATAGCGAATTTGTTTTCAAGTTTTTTTGAACAATCTCTCCATTTTTTATTTAAATGGTCGGCTCCCCAAGGATCAAGCGAGATAGTGCTTCACATAGACTTAACCTAGATAGCATTATATAAAAAAATAACATAACCTTAATTGGAAAGTTTTTCATTTTTTCTCCTTTTGTAAAATCATTTCTGTATTTTATCTCGTTTCAAATAATAATATTCATAAATTTTTTTATAATAATTTGCTACAAATATCACCAATATAATCTCATCAATATAAATTGAAGTTATCACACTTCAAAATTCGTATTGAACCCCAAGGAGGATTTCCAAATGACAGTAGCAGCAAAAGTAAAACAAACATTAGCTGGATTAAAGAGCGCTCAGGCAAGCCTAGAAACGTTTGCACTTGAAACAGAAAATGAACAGGCAAAACAGCTTTTCCAACAAGCCGCCCAACAAACACAAGGAGTCGTTGATGGCTTGGAGCCTCGTCTTCAGCAAATTGAAGAAGAAGAGCCTCAATATAAACAAGAATAAGTTATTAGGGTGACTCAAACAAAAAAGGTCTGGTCGCATTTTTTTACAATAGTGAGCGTTATGCACAATTGTGTGTGGGCAGACTCTTTAGAGTCACCCTTTGTTATACATAACTATTATGAGAGGAGAAAAATGATGAAAGGGATAATCAACGGAATAATTGTGGTAAGCTTGTTAGCCGGTTGTCAAACATTAACAGGGACTGGATATGATGTAAGGCCAATCCAGTTATCAGAAACAGTCATTATTGATCAAGAACGCGCTGATGAAGCAAAGATAATTGTCCTCTCAATGGAAGAAGTAGTCGAAATTAAAGGTGTTTCAGATGAAGACAATATTTATTTGGCCCCAAAAGTAAAGCACTTTGACCGTTTCAGGTTAAAAAAAATTCGCAAACAAAGTCATGATGCTGTAAAAAAACGTTATCCACAGGCAACCGTTCATGTATCAACGGATCAAAAGATATTCATGGAACTTGAAAAACTAGAACAAGAGCTACAAAAAAGAACGATAAGTGAAAAACGATTAAAACAAAAATTAAAAAAGCTTGATGAAATGATGAAAGGATAATGAGGTGAACATAGATGTCTTCGAGTAAAAAGAAAAATGTAACTCCTGCTCAAGAAAAGTATCAGAAATTAGCGAGTAACTACGAAAAAAAACGTCCAGTTGTTCAAAACTGTATTCGAGCTTTTTTTATTGGTGGCCTTATTTGTTTAATCGGACAAGGCTTTCATGTGTTTTATTACACTTTCTTTGATTTCACTCAACGAACTGCAGGCGATCCAACAGTAGCAACGCTAATCTTAATTTCCGTTTTATTAACTGGATTTGGAGTATATGATCGATATGCGCAATTTGCTGGTGCTGGTACGGCAGTGCCTGTCACAGGATTTGCCAATTCAATTGCATCGGCTGCTATTGAACATCGAACAGAAGGTTATGTCCTTGGTGTAGGTGGAAAAATGTTTAAACTCGCTGGATCCGTTATTGTGTTTGGTACAGTGGCAGCCTTTTTTATTGCTATTATAAAGACGATTCTCATTCAATGGGGAGGGTTGTAGGATGCTAAGAGGCCATCAAACATGGGAATTCGAGAACCAACCAGTTATACTTTCAACCGGTACTGTTGGTGGTCCTTTTGAAGCCAAAGGTGAATTAGCCGACGATTTTGATTTATTACATGAGGATTTATGGCTTAAACAAGATTCTTATGAAAAGGCCCAAAAAGTTTTAATTGAAAAATCTATTTCGCGTGCCATTGAAAAGTCTGAATTACGAAATGAAGATATTCAATTTATGTTTGCTGGGGATTTAATTAATCAGATAACCCCTTCTAGCTTTGCCAGCAGAACTCTCGCTATTCCTTATTTGGGTCTATTTGGTGCTTGTTCAACATCGATGGAAGGGTTAGCACTAGCGGCTTTTCTCGTGAA
Proteins encoded:
- a CDS encoding Ger(x)C family spore germination C-terminal domain-containing protein, coding for MFTEEKLAAVLVAEKPKYEVTPIVKLNKAYFDISVKVKAGINELHTDLTEKELTQMAQEKIEEQIRKTYQTAFKEGIDIYNLGESLYRKHPHQWKSIATGKQQLVLNQDSLRHVKVEVNIVYPGRYKLHEHGESTS
- a CDS encoding DUF1657 domain-containing protein — protein: MTVAAKVKQTLAGLKSAQASLETFALETENEQAKQLFQQAAQQTQGVVDGLEPRLQQIEEEEPQYKQE
- the spoVAC gene encoding stage V sporulation protein AC, which translates into the protein MSSSKKKNVTPAQEKYQKLASNYEKKRPVVQNCIRAFFIGGLICLIGQGFHVFYYTFFDFTQRTAGDPTVATLILISVLLTGFGVYDRYAQFAGAGTAVPVTGFANSIASAAIEHRTEGYVLGVGGKMFKLAGSVIVFGTVAAFFIAIIKTILIQWGGL